GGCAGCGCTTGCGGTTGCAAGCCTCGGCTTCAGCCTTTTGGTCGCGCGGCTCGCTTTCAGCTCGCGTCGCCATGCGGTGGTGACCGGCGGCGAGCAGATGATCGGCCTCGCCGGCACGGTCGATAGCTGGACGGGGGCCGGCGGCTACGTCTTCGCCCATGGCGAACGTTGGCAGGCCGTCAGCACGGAAACGCTATCGAGAGGCGAGAATGTGAAGGTCATAGGACGAAACGGACTGACGCTCGAAGTGATCCGCGACGGGCAAAAGGCATAGCGCCGGGGATCCGGTGAGGGCGCTGGTGAACGCGCCCGGAATGGAGGAATGGTCATGGACATGTTCGGGAGCCTTGCTCCTTTTGCCGCGTTGCTGGTGCTTATCATTCTCGTCATCGCCTATTCGATCCGGATCCTGCGCGAATACGAGCGCGGTGTGGTTTTCACCCTCGGCCGGTTCACCGGCGTCAAGGGGCCGGGGCTGATCCTGCTGGTGCCCTATGTGCAGCAGATGGTGCGGGTCGATCTCAGGACCCGGGTGCTGGACGTGCCGAGCCAGGACGTCATTTCCCATGACAACGTTTCAGTCCGCGTCAGCGCCGTGATCTATTTCCGGGTCATCGATGCCGAGAAATCGACGATCCAGGTCGAGGACTTCATGATGGCGACCAGCCAGTTGGCGCAGACCACTCTGCGTTCCGTGCTCGGCAAACATGATCTCGACGAGATGCTGGCCGAGCGCGACCGGTTGAACGACGATATTCAAAAGATCCTCGACAGCCAGACGGATGCCTGGGGCATCAAGGTGGCGACCGTCGAAATCAAGCATGTCGACATCAACGAGAGCATGGTGCGGGCGATTGCCCGCCAGGCCGAGGCCGAACGCGAACGGCGCGCGAAGGTGATCAATGCCGAGGGCGAGCAGCAGGCTGCGGCCAAGCTGCTCGAGGCTGCCGAGATCCTGTCCAAGCAGCCTCAGGCCATGCAACTTCGCTATCTGAGCACGTTGAATGTCATTGCGGGCGAGAAGAATTCGACTGTCATCTTCCCGTTCCCCATGGAGCTCGGCGGCCTGCTGGGCTTCAAACCCGACAAGCCGACCGGCCAGACGCAGGGGTGATCAGGCTGCCTTGTCGAGCCTGGCGACCGCCAAGAGATCGTCGACAGCACCGGGTGCGGCCGCAAGAACCGGAGCCCAGTGCGTCAGAGCCTCGCCGCGCGTCGGGAAGGGCAGTGTCCAGCCGCCGGCTTCAGCCACCAGGCAATAGCCGCCGAGGCAGTCCCAGGCATGCATGTAGGGTTCGTAGTAACCGACGAGGCGACCGGCGGCGACATAGGCGATCATCAGTGCGCCGGAACCGTTGCGCATGAAGTTGCCGCCGTTCGAAAGTAGGCGCTCGACGATGGCGCCCATCTCGCCAGGCTTCACCTGATCGTTGGCGCCAAGCCCGGTGACGGCGTTGCGGATCGTGCGTGTGCCATCGAGACGAAGCGGCTTGCCGTTCAGCGTTGCGCCCTTGCCCGCAGCGGCGGCGTAAAGTTCCTGATGGCAGGGCGAATGGATCACGCCGATGACCGGTTTCTCTGCATAGACCACCGCGATCGAGACGCACCAGTTCGGCATGCCGTTGACGAAGGGCGTGGTGCCGTCGATCGGGTCGAGGACCCAGGTGAATCCGGATGTGCCGTCGAGAAGGCCATGTTCCTCGCCGAGCACGCCATCCTCAGGAAACGCCGCGGCGATCTTCTCACGGATCAGGGTTTCTACGTTGCGGTCGGCGATCGAGACGACATCGTGGGCGTCGCGTTTGGTTTCGATGACGAGCGTTTCCCGCTTCAGAAAGTAATCGTAAGCGAGCCGGCCTGCCTCCTCGGCCATGGATTTGGCAAGCGCGAACCGGGCGTCGAGGCCGGCAATTTCAGCAGTCATGCAAGTGTCCTTCTCGTATCTAGTTGTAAAAAGTCATGCGTCAATCAAAGCCAGACCGCGGTTGCGGAAACCGATCGCGACCTCCGTTGCCGGAGATAGCATCTCCTCGACCGCCTGATCGACAACAAACAGGAGACCGGTTGCCGTTTCGACCTCGTATTCGACATGGCCGCCGAGATAGGCGGCGCTGCTGATCGTGCCGGAAAGAGCAGCACCCTTGGCCGGTGTGAGGGTGACCGCATTCGGCCGCACCGCCAGCTTCGACGGGCCGGGACGCGCGTTCCGCGAGGGCAGGCGGTGTTCGAAGCCGCCTATGCGGATCGTGGCGTGACCGGCGTCAGCCGCTGTCACCTCGCACGGTAACACATTGGCCTCGCCCATGAAGTCGGCGATGAAGGTGGAAGCAGGCGCCTCGTAGAGGTCGCGCGGCGCGCCTTCCTGGGCGATGGCGCCATCCTTCATCACGATGATACGGTCAGAGACGGCAAGCGCCTCGTCCTGGTCGTGGGTGACGTAGACGGCGGTAAAGCCGAGGCGCTGCTGCAACTCGCGGATTTCGGTGCGCACCTTGCGGCGCAGGCGCGCGTCGAGGTTGGAGAGCGGCTCATCGAGCAGGAGCACCTGCGGCTCGAGCACGAGCGCGCGGGCAACGGCGACGCGTTGCTGCTGTCCGCCGGAAAGCTCCGCCGGGAGCCTTTGGCCAAGACCACCGAGGCCGACAAGCTGCAGGCCCTCTTCGGCCCGCTCGCGGGCCTCCTTCTTCCTGATGCCGGAGGATTCGAGGCCGTAGGCGACGTTGTCGAGCGCCGACATGTGCGGGAAGAGCGCATAGGACTGGAAGACCATCGACACGTCGCGCTCGTTGGCCGGCAGCATGGTCACGTCCTTCCCGCCGATCAGGATCTTACCGGCGGAGGGGTGTTCGAGGCCTGCCAGCATGCGCAGCGTCGTCGTCTTGCCGCAGCCGGAAGGGCCGAGCAGGGTCACGAGCGTACCGGGCTCGATGGTGAGCGACAGGTCGTGAATGGCGGTGAAGCTGCCGAACTGCTTGCGCACGTTCCGGAAGACGACCGAGCCGGTGCGCGGGATGTTCGTGTGGGTGCTCATGCGGTTTTCTCCTGGGGGATGGTGGTGGCGGACGAACGCGCGGGTGCGGCGCCGAGAACGCGGTTTTCGCGCCTCAGCTTGCGTTCGCCGACGAGGAGTTGCAGGCCGGTGATGACGGTGATCATCACCAGGATGAGAGCCGAGGAGTAGGCGATCGCCACACCGAATTCACCGTTTTCGACGAGGCCGACGATATAGGCGGTGGCCATGTTGTATTCGGCGCTGACGAGGAAGACGACGGCGCTGATGGAGGTGATCGCCCGGACGAAGGAATAGACGAGGGCAGCGACGATGGCCGGCCTCAAGAGCGGCAGGATGACCTTGCGCAGCGTGCGGAAGCTCGTTGCCCGAAGCGTCAACGATGCTTCGTCGAGGCTCTTGTCGAGCTGGCTCATGGCGGCAATCCCGCCGCGTACGCCGACCGGCATGTTGCGGAAGACAAAGCAGGCGACGAGGATCAGTGCCGTACCGGTCATTTCGAGCGGTGGCAGGTTGAAGGCGATGATGTAGCTGATGCCGATGACCGTGCCGGGGATGGCGAAGCTCAGCATCAGTGCGAATTCGAAGACGTCGCGGCCGGCAAAGCGCTGGCGCACGATGAGATAGGCCGTGAGCAGCCCCACCAGCGCCGTCAGCGGAGCTGCGATCAGCGAGATCTCCATGGTCGTCCAGAAGGAGTTCCAGGCAACGCCGGTCCAGGCGATCGCGCCGTCGGCAAACGATATCGAGAAGGCCTTGGCGTAGTGATCGAGCGTCAGCGAATTGTCGAGGCCCCAGGTTTTCACGAAGCCGCCGAAGAGGATCATGCCGTAGACGACGACGGTGAAGATCATCCAGGGGATGACGATCGCGTGGACGCCGATCGAGATGGAGCGTGGGAGCGCACTATGGGCGCCGGAGTCTCCCTTGCCGGTCACGGTCGAATAGTTCTTGCCGGCGAGCCAGTAGCGTTGAGCCAAAAAGGCCGAGAGCGTGAAGCAGAGCAGGATGATCGCCAGAACCGCTGCGCGGGACGGGTCGTTCTGCGCGCCAACGACAGCGAAGAAGATTTCGGTCGAGAGCACACCGTGGCTGCCGCCGAGCACCAGCGGATTGCCGAAATCGGCCATGCTTTCGATAAAGCCGATGAGGAAGGCGTTGGCGAGGCCGGGTTTCATCAGTGGCAGCGAGACGTTCCAGAAGGTGCGCCAGCGATCGGCGCGCAACGTCTGCGACGCTTCTTCCATCGACGGGCTGACACCTTCGACGACGCCGATGAGCACGAGGAAGGAGATCGGCGTGAAGGAAAGGACCTGGGCGATCCAGATGCCCGTCAGACCATAAAGCCAGCGGCCGGGCTCGATACCGAAGGCGTCCGAGAGAAACTCGGTGACGACGCCGGCGCGGCCGAAGAGCAGGGTCAGCGCGAGGCCGATGACGAAGGGCGGCGTGATGATCGGCAGCACCGTCAAGAGCCGCATGCCCTTCTTGAAGGGAAAGCGGGTGCGGGTGGCGACGAGCGCGAAGGCAAGGCCGAGCAGCGTCGAGCCGGATGCTGTCATCAGCGCCAGCCACAGGGTTCGCCAGGCGACGCCACAGCGGCCCTCGCCGACGACGCAGCTCAAACTCCAGATCGAGGCGTCTTGGATATTGCGGATGAAACCGTCCGGCTTGAACGAACCGTCGAAGTCCTGAACGGACGCCGCAAACATGCTGCCGACCGGGTAGAAGACGAAGACGATCACGAGGGCAACGAGCAGGGAAATCGCCGCCACGATAAAGGAGTCGCCCTTCAGCACGCCGCGCTCGGCAAGCCCGAAGGCGAACATCAGAATGAAGGCAAGCGCCAGAAGCACGGAGCCCGCGCCCATTGACGGCTGACCGTCCGAAAGTGGCCCGAACAGGGTCTCGCTGATCGTCCAGGTCCAGCCGGTGAAGCCGATCGCGAGCCCCTGAACGGCGAGATAGAGGACGCCGGTTGCTCCGGCGACGGCAAGCAGAAGTCCGCGGCGTGCGGGATCGCGGACAAAGCGCGCTGCCGCGCAGATGCCGAGCAGCACCAGCGCCACGATCAGCCATGGCTTGCCATGGGCGAAGATCTGCATCAGGCCGGGGGCAACGGCCGGATCCCCGGGGAAATCGGCAAGCCAGCCGAGGCCGAAGAAGCCGCCTTCGATGCGATACCAGGGGACAGCCAAGAATGCGGCCAGTCCGAGCCCGAGCGTGAGGTCGAGCCTGCGGTTGCGATGTTCCATGACGGTCCTCGCGCAATTTGAAATGAAAGATGAGGTGGCATCGCATCGCCGCGGCGCCTGCCGGAAGCGATGAACGACGGTTGGGACCGTTGGGCGGCGCGGCCGGATCGATCGTCCGGCCGCGCCGTTCAGGTCGCTATCAGTTGGCGGTAGCGCCGACTTCGCGGTCCCAACGCTCAAGCAGAGCCTTGCGCTTCTCGGCGTCACCGAAGGTGGCGAAGTCGTAGTCGATCAGCTTGATGTCCTCGAACTTCGGGGCTTCCTTCGGCACTTCAGCCGACTTGTTGGACGGCAGCTGGAAGGACTTCGCATCCTTCATGCGCGACTGGACGTCGGGCTTCAGTGCCCAGTCGTACCAGGCCTTGGCATTGTCCAGGTTTTTGGCGCCGCGGATGATCGACATCGAGCCGATCTCGTAGCCGGTGCCCTCGCAGGGCGCGATCGACTTGATCGGGAAGCCTTCGGCAGTCTGTGCCACGGCGTCATGCATGAAGACGATGCCGAGGCCGGCCTCGCCGCGTGCGGCCGCCTTCACCGGCGCCGAGCCCGACTTGGTGTACTGCGCGATGTTGCCGTTGAGCTTCTTGAGGTAATCGAAGGCCTGGTCCTCGCCCATGATCTGCACCAGCGAGGCGAGCGCCGTGTAGGCGGTACCGGAAGAGTTCGGGTTGGCCATCTGGATCTCGCCCTTCAGCGAGGCGTCGAGCAGGTCGGCCCAGCACTTCGGCTCCTTCAGGCCTTTCTTCGTGAAGATCTCGGTATTGTAGCCCCAGCCGAGCGCGCCGGCATAGACGCCGACGGTGCGATAGCCGGAGCCCTCGGCCTGCTTCTTCGCCCAATCCTGGAGCTGGTCCAGCATCGGCGACTTGTATTCGAGCGTCAGGCCGTCGGAGGCTGCCTGCAGATGCGGGTCGCCGGTGCCGGCCCACCAGATATCGGTCTTCGGGTTGCGCGCCTCGGCGCGGATCTTGGCATAGGTCTCGCCCGAGGACAGGCGAACCATGTTGACCTTGATGCCGGTCTCCTTCTGGAAGTCGCCGGTCATCTGTTCGCAGATCACCACGTCTGCGGAGCAGATGAGGTTGAGACTGCCGGCAGCCTGAGCCGGCAGGGCGGTAAGCGCCGTTCCGGCGAAGAGCATGAGGGAAAGGGTCGTCGTTTTCATTGGGGCATCCTCCTGTTGCCTGTTTTGAAGTTCGACGTGAACGAGACACGACGCGGCCATCGGCCTGCCCGCCGGGCGGCACGTTCACGATTTCGGTTTTGTGGTTTTGCTAGAGCGGGATAGCGGGAAGTCTGTGCAGTCTTCCGTCTGCATCCTGCTCCGGTTTATTCGGCCGGTCAGTTCGTCGCGGCGATCTCCGCGTCGAACCTTTCGAGCAAGCGACTTCGTTCTTCCGGCGAGCCGAAGGTGGCGAAGTCGTAATCCACCATTTTGATCATCGAAATATCGGGTGCGGCGAGCGGCAGGCTCGAGCGCGCATTGGACGGCACCTGGTTCTGGCCGGAGGCAGCACCCGTGCCCTGGCCTTCCGGACTGAGCGCGAAGTCGACGAAGCTTTTCGCCGCCTCCAGATGACGCGCGCCCTTGACGATGCTGACGGCCCCGATCTCGTAGCCGGTTCCCTCGCAGGGGGCGACGATGACGAGCGGTGAGCCTGCCTGTTTCTGGGTGACGGCATCGTGCATGAACGAAATGCCGATCAGCGTTTCCCCGCGCGCTGCCGCTTTCACGGGGGCGGAGCCGGCGGTCGTGTACTGGTCGATGTTGCGATTGAGCGCCACGAGGAAGCGGAAGGCTTCATCTTCGCCGAAGAGCTGAACCAGGGTCGCAAGGGTGGTAAAGGCGGTGCCGGAAGAATTTGGGTTGCCGCTGCGGATGCGGCCTCGATACGCCTTGTCGGCGAGGTCCTTCCAGCAGGTCGGCGCCGGCAGCTTCAGTGCATGCAGAAGATCGGCGTTATAGGCGAAACCAAGCGCCCCGGCATAGATACCCGCCGATCGGCCGCCGGATATGGCGAAGAAGTTCTGCGCCCAGGGCAGCATGTCGCGCTCATGCGCCGGCTGGTAGGGTTGAAGCAGGTTTTCGGATCCGGCCTGCAAATGGGTGTCGCCCGTGCCGCCCCACCAGACATCGACGGTCGGTGCGTCTTTCTCAACGCGCAGCTGGTTGAGAATGTCGCCGGTGCTCCTGCGCGTCATCGAGATTTCGAGGCCGGACCTCGTTTCGAACGCCGTCTTCATCGTGGCGCACCACGCCTCGTCGACACCGCACAGCACGGTGAGCGCCGGCGCCGTCAGACCTGTTGTGGCGGTGCACAGCCACAGGGCCACGCCCGCGCCGATAGCGGTAATGCCTCTCACGATGTCCTCCCATTTGGAACGCTTCCGTCCCAATCTCCGCAGTCAGGATGTCGATATTCCCCGCCTGTCGCAATCGGAGAATGGTTACCGTTCTTACAGCCTCGGGTGCTCTGCGCCGTTTCAAAATTACAAAGATTACAAATATGACAAATCACATAATGTGAGCTGCTTTGAACATTGGAACGGCCCCGCCTATGATGGGGGCGGGAGGACGTGCATGCTGAGTGAGAGGATACGGATTCTGATCGTCGAGGACGATCCGGACATGGCGGAGCTTATTTCCGATCTGGTGGAAGCGGAGGGCTGGCAGCCGCTGACCGCGCCATCGGCAGAGGCGGCAGCCAATGTCCTGGCGCGCGAGGCGGTGCATCTCGTGCTTGTCGACCATAACCTGCCGGGCACTTCAGGCCGTACTTTTGCGCAGCGGCTGCGGGCCCGAGCCAATATCGGCATCGTCATGGTGACGGCGGCAGGCAGTGCTGCCGACCGGGTGCTGGGACTGGAGACGGCGGCGGACGACTATGTCGTCAAGCCGTTCGAGCCGATCGAACTGACGGCACGCATCAAGGCCGTTCTCCGGCGGACCTATCCGTCGCTCAAGCCGGAACGGGAAAGCGAACGCGAACACGAGCCGGCATCGCTGAAACTCGGTGACTGGTCGATCGACCTCAGGAGCCGCCGGGCGGTTTGCCTGACCGATCCCTCGAGGTCGCTGACAAGCGCCGAGTTCGCGCTCCTCGAAATCCTGGCGGAGACGCCGAACATGCCGGTCGGCCGCGCGCAGATCCTCGACCGTCTCGGCGCCGAAAGCGACCGCTACATCGACCGCAACGTCGACGTGCTCGTGCTGCGGCTCCGGCGCAAGATCGAGCGTAACCCGGATCTGCCGCGCCACATCAAGACACGGCGCGGCAAAGGCTACGTGCTCGATACCGACGACGGCGAGCCGAAGCAGTGATCATTCGCCCGTTTCTCTCGTCGATTGCCTTTCGGCTGCCTTTCGCGATCGTTTTCATCTGCGTGCTCGTTTTCGGCCTTGCGACCGTCGCGGTCTTCGGCCTGCAGCGGGCGCGAGACGAGATGGCGGCCTATGGGCTGCAGGCGTTTTCCAGTCTTGCCCGGGCTTCGCTCGTGTCGCGCCAGGTATCGGACCTGGTGTCGAGCGCGCCGTTCCTGATGAACGCCACTTCGCCCTATCGGGTTTCGAGCGAGAGCCGTTCGGTGGTTGCCCAGGTCGATACGCTGTTGCGCGCCATGGCGCCGCAGAACGGCAATGCGGCCGTCAAGGGTTTTGCCAGCGGGCATATCGTCGAACTTCTGGAGACTATCCGCACGCAGACGATGACGCTCGCCGGCGACGCGGAGTCGGCCCAGCAGCACAAGGCTGATGCGGCTGCGGCGCTCGGCGAGATCGCGACCGGCAGCGGCGTGGCCGATGCCGACTTCCGTCGCCGGCTCAATGCGATCGTGCAATCGGCATCCAATTCCGACAGCCTGTTTCAGCTCGGCGAGTTGCGCCGGCGCTACGTTGCCGAGACCTCGCCGCGCCTCGAACATGCCGCGCCCGACGTCCGCATTTCCGCCGCGGAGATTGCGCCCTATGAACGGGTGTTCGAAGCGCAGACCCGCTATCTCCTGGAAATGTTTGCCATTCGCGCCGCCGTCGCGCGGTTGCACACCGTCTCGCGCGACCTCTCGCATGCGACGGAAACGCAGAGCGAGGCCGTTGCCCGCGCCCTCAACGACGATCTCGTTTCCACCTCCGACGCGCTTAGCCGCCTGCTCGTCATCGTCGCCGTTGCCGCACTTCTCGTGCTGATCATGGCGATCTTCTCCATTCGTTCGGTCATGCGCGTGTCGCGCGGCATCGTCTCGCTGTCCAACGGCATGAACGCGCTGGCGGAGGGGCTCCGGGACGTCGACCCGCCGACCTACAAGGGATCGGAAACGGAGTTCGTCCAGCTGCTGGAGGCCTTCAGCGCGTTCCGCGAAAGCGTCGAGCGCGTGTCGCGGCTTCGCCGTACGGCGGAGGCGGCGGCGCGCACCATCCGCTCCACCTTCCGCAACATGAACGAGGGCATCGCACTCTTCGATCCGACCGGCAGGCCGATCACGATGAACCGGCGGGTCATGGAGCTCGTCGGTTGGCCGGGCTCGGCGCGGAAGCTGCCGCTGCGCAACTTCGTGAGCCCGATGCCCGAGATCGATCCGGCGCTGCTGCCTGCCGATCGCGATGCGGGCACGCTTGGTGACCGGCTCGTGCTCAGGCATCGCTCCGACGCCGGCCGTGTGACGGAGGTCTCGCTGTCGCGGCAGCCGGATCGTGGCATCGTGTTGCTGGCGCGGGATGTCACCGACATGGATCGGCAGGAGGCCGAAGCGGCCAAGGCCCAGCGCCTCGATGGCATCATGCGCATGACCCATCAGGTGAGCCACGAAGTCGGCAACATGATCGGCATCATTACCGGCAGTCTGGGGCTCTTGGAGCGGGATACCGGTTTCAACGATAGGCAGAAGCGCCACATCGCCCGCATCCGCAAGGCGGCCGATCGTGGCCGTTCGCTTGCCTCTAGCATGTTGTCCATCGGCAGCCAGCACCCGATCCAGCCGGGCGCACTGGAGGTTGGCGCGGTGTTGCGCGGGATGGCCGACGTGCTGGAAATTGCCGTCGGCGAGAAATGCCGCCTAACCTTCCAGATCGCCGACGACCTGCCCAATGTGCACCTCGATGCCGCGCTGTTCGAGCAGGCGATCCTCAATCTCTGCCTCAATGCCGCCGCCGCCATGCCTCTCGGCGGCACGATCCTCATCCGCGCCGTCCGCGCGGACGCAGATGTCGTCGTCTCCGTCACCGATGATGGCATCGGCATGTCGCCGGAAGCGGCGGACAAGGCGTTCGAACCGTATTTTACCACGCGTGAGGGGGAGGGTGGGGTCGGCCTCGGCCTCGCGGTCGTCTACGGCTTCGTCCGACAGAGCGGAGGCGACGCCCGTATCCTATCCCAGCCGGGGAGAGGAACGACCGTCGAACTGGTGTTTCCGAGCTGAACCGGGTGCCAAGGGTCGACTTGCAGCCTATCGAGTTCGCCGCCGCCCGAGCCGCTGGACGGCGGCATCGATGCGCTCGCCATTGTCGGTGAAGATCGGCCAGAGCCAGGTCATCAACCATAGCATCATCAGCCAGGCGAGCACGACGTCGGAGAGGAAGTGTGCGCCAAACACGATGCGGTTGAGCGAGAAGGCGAGGATCAACGGGATGACTGCGATGATCGTCGCGCGGCGCCAATGAACGGGCAGGAGCAGGGCAAGCGCTACGAGGGCGATCGCCGTTGCGGACTCGCCAGAAGCAAAGGAGCAGCTGCGCGAGCAGGCGCTTGAGACCTGCCAGGCGGGCGTGAACGGCAGGCTGCCGCCGAAATCCGTGATGTCGTAGGGACGGGCGCGGCCGACCAGTCGTTTCAAGGCCTGGATCAGGAGGCCGGGACCGAGAGCATAGAACGTAAGGAAGAACAGTGCCTTGTGCGGCCGCAATAACCTCGGGCGCAGTGTGACTGCCTGAACGACCAATAGGAACAGGACGCACGGCAGGATGAAATACGGCAGGATGCGATTGATGTCGCGAAGTGCGCGTAGCGCGGGCTCGCGGGAAAGCGGAAAGTCACCCGCTGCGGAGGCCGCCCAGCGCGAGACGACGAGGTCCATGCCGGGAAAGGCCATGAAAACGAAAGCCGCACAAATGGTCAGCGCGCCGGCAACGGCGATCGGCTGATCCTCCATGCGGGCACGGGCCCGCCCGGCCCATAGACCCGGGCTGGCGCGCAACCGTCGGATGCCGTTTGCAGATATTGCCGTGGATTGAAAAAGGCTGGACATGCCGGTCTCTCGCAGTTTGACGGTGTGTGCGGGCCCGACATTTGCTCCGCTTTGTCAAGGGTAAGCGGAGGATCAGGGAGCTCTTGGCGCGCAGGGCAAAAGCGCTGTCAAATACACCTTTTGGTTGATCGCGTGCCATGCATACCGATGGGCATCCCTTGCATTCCGGGGCCGATTGTCAAGAAATGGCGGAGATTTGTCGGGGGCTCTATCCGGAAGCCCGCCGAAGGGGCCGGGGCGCGGCTGGACGAATTGCATGTCTGTTCCATTCGTCCCATAAGCTGCTGATCACAACATCGGGCCAGGGAGTTGGTTTATGGTCGACAAAGGTCTCATCCTTCTGGCGGAGGACGAGCCGGAGATAGCGCAGATCCTGGATGCCTATCTCGTGCGAGATGGCTTCCGGACGGTGCGCGCCGCCGACGGTGAAACGGCACTGACACATCATGCGGTGCTCTCGCCCGACCTGGTCCTGCTCGACGTGCGCATGCCGAAGCTCGACGGTTTCGAGGTCCTTGCCCGCCTGCGGCGCGAGGGCAACACGCCGGTTATCATGGTTACGGCACTCGCCGAGGATCTCGACCGGCTGACCGGCCTGAGGCTCGGGGCCGACGACTATGTGGTCAAGCCGTTCAACCCGCAGGAGGTGGTGGCGCGCGTCAACGCCGTGCTTCGGCGCACCCGCAACGGCGCCGGCGCCACGGTGCTGCGCTTCGAAAACGTGGAGGTCGATCTCGACGCCCACGTCGCCTTCGTCGAAAAGAGCGGCCGCCGCCATTCGGTGCCGCTGACGCTCAGCGAATTCCGCATCCTCGCTCACATGATCCGCCGGCCGACACATGCCTTCGACCGCGCCGATATCCTCGACGCCTGCCTGCCGGATAGCGACGCGCTGGCTCGCACGGTCGATACCCACATCGCCAATCTCAGGCGCAAGCTTGAGGACCTCGGCGCCAGCGGTTTCTTCAGTGCTGTTCGCGGTGTCGGCTATCGCTTCGTGGAGCCAAGATGAAGATCAGCCTCTCGCGCCTGCCGCTCGGCATCCTCACGGCCCTGGTGACGATCGTCCTGCTCATCATCAGCGTGTTCATCATCTATGCCGGCGTCGACTACATGGAGCCGCGGTTGGAGGCGAGACTGCTGGAGCGGATGCCGCCTGAGGCGGCCCAGGCCTATACCGATTTCAATGCCGGCAAGCTGCCGAGCCAGGAATCGCTGCAGAAATTGCTCTCGACCATGCCGGAGCTCGAGGAGTGGGCCAACTGGGAGGTGGACAAGATCATCCTCGGTTTTGGAATGACTGCGGTCACCTTTTGCGGGCTCGTCGGCTATTGGCTGGCACGCAAGATCAGCCGTCCGCTCGAGGTGCTGGCGCAGGCGACGCAGAACCTTAGGGCGGGCGATTTCGCCGTGCGTGTCGGATCGATCCGCAAGGGTGCCAAGGAGGTGGCAACGCTCGTGAAGACTTTTGACGAACTGGCGGCCGAGCTTGAGAACATGGAGAACAGGTTGCGTTTCAATACGATGGCGGTGGCCCACGAGTTGCGCACGCCGCTGACGATCCTGCAGGGCAATCTTCAGGGGATGGCTGACGGCGTCTTTCCCCTCGAGCAGCAGAGGGTGCAGCAACTGCTGCTGCAGGTCGAAGGGCTTTCCGCCCTGGTCGAAGATCTGCGGACGCTCTCGCTTGCCGCCGGCCAGAAACTTGTCACGCAGTGTCAATCGGTCGATCTCGCTGCCGAGGCTACTCAGGTTCTCGGAGCGTCCTGCACCTTGCTCGGCTCCGCCGGCATGTCGGTGGAAACGGCGCTGGAACCGGTCCGAGTCTCCGGAGATTCGCAACGCCTGCGCCAGGCATTGCTGGCGCTGATCGAGAACGCCACGCGCTACGCAGCCAGCGGCGGCGTATTGCGGTGCGAGACGGGCCGACGTGGCGCTGACGAGGCCTTCATTCGGCTGCTCGATCGCGGTCCCGGGCTGCCGGATGATGTCTCGACCCACTCGATCGATCTTTTCTGGCGCGGCGATGCCTCGCGCTCTCGGGCGACAGGGGGCACCGGCCTCGGCCTTTCCGTCGTTCAGGCGATCGCCAAGGCGCATGGCGGTCGGCTGGAATTCGCGTCCCGCGCCGGTGGCGGTGCCGTGATCACCATCGTCCTGCCGCGCGCCATCCCGGCTTGAGGGCCGACGCTGCAGACTATTTCTTGGTGCCGTGCCCGCCGGCTTCTACGGAGGTTGCTGCTGGCTCGTAGGTTCCGCGCTCAATTGCCGACCGCTTCTCCGCAAATCCTTGACAGTCTCCGGGCAAACCCAGACTGGCCGAACCGGTCGGCGAGTTTGCTCTCAAGGATTGCACCATG
The nucleotide sequence above comes from Ensifer adhaerens. Encoded proteins:
- a CDS encoding ABC transporter substrate-binding protein, with protein sequence MRGITAIGAGVALWLCTATTGLTAPALTVLCGVDEAWCATMKTAFETRSGLEISMTRRSTGDILNQLRVEKDAPTVDVWWGGTGDTHLQAGSENLLQPYQPAHERDMLPWAQNFFAISGGRSAGIYAGALGFAYNADLLHALKLPAPTCWKDLADKAYRGRIRSGNPNSSGTAFTTLATLVQLFGEDEAFRFLVALNRNIDQYTTAGSAPVKAAARGETLIGISFMHDAVTQKQAGSPLVIVAPCEGTGYEIGAVSIVKGARHLEAAKSFVDFALSPEGQGTGAASGQNQVPSNARSSLPLAAPDISMIKMVDYDFATFGSPEERSRLLERFDAEIAATN
- a CDS encoding response regulator transcription factor — protein: MLSERIRILIVEDDPDMAELISDLVEAEGWQPLTAPSAEAAANVLAREAVHLVLVDHNLPGTSGRTFAQRLRARANIGIVMVTAAGSAADRVLGLETAADDYVVKPFEPIELTARIKAVLRRTYPSLKPERESEREHEPASLKLGDWSIDLRSRRAVCLTDPSRSLTSAEFALLEILAETPNMPVGRAQILDRLGAESDRYIDRNVDVLVLRLRRKIERNPDLPRHIKTRRGKGYVLDTDDGEPKQ
- a CDS encoding ATP-binding protein; translated protein: MIIRPFLSSIAFRLPFAIVFICVLVFGLATVAVFGLQRARDEMAAYGLQAFSSLARASLVSRQVSDLVSSAPFLMNATSPYRVSSESRSVVAQVDTLLRAMAPQNGNAAVKGFASGHIVELLETIRTQTMTLAGDAESAQQHKADAAAALGEIATGSGVADADFRRRLNAIVQSASNSDSLFQLGELRRRYVAETSPRLEHAAPDVRISAAEIAPYERVFEAQTRYLLEMFAIRAAVARLHTVSRDLSHATETQSEAVARALNDDLVSTSDALSRLLVIVAVAALLVLIMAIFSIRSVMRVSRGIVSLSNGMNALAEGLRDVDPPTYKGSETEFVQLLEAFSAFRESVERVSRLRRTAEAAARTIRSTFRNMNEGIALFDPTGRPITMNRRVMELVGWPGSARKLPLRNFVSPMPEIDPALLPADRDAGTLGDRLVLRHRSDAGRVTEVSLSRQPDRGIVLLARDVTDMDRQEAEAAKAQRLDGIMRMTHQVSHEVGNMIGIITGSLGLLERDTGFNDRQKRHIARIRKAADRGRSLASSMLSIGSQHPIQPGALEVGAVLRGMADVLEIAVGEKCRLTFQIADDLPNVHLDAALFEQAILNLCLNAAAAMPLGGTILIRAVRADADVVVSVTDDGIGMSPEAADKAFEPYFTTREGEGGVGLGLAVVYGFVRQSGGDARILSQPGRGTTVELVFPS
- a CDS encoding phosphatase PAP2 family protein, which codes for MSSLFQSTAISANGIRRLRASPGLWAGRARARMEDQPIAVAGALTICAAFVFMAFPGMDLVVSRWAASAAGDFPLSREPALRALRDINRILPYFILPCVLFLLVVQAVTLRPRLLRPHKALFFLTFYALGPGLLIQALKRLVGRARPYDITDFGGSLPFTPAWQVSSACSRSCSFASGESATAIALVALALLLPVHWRRATIIAVIPLILAFSLNRIVFGAHFLSDVVLAWLMMLWLMTWLWPIFTDNGERIDAAVQRLGRRRTR
- a CDS encoding response regulator — protein: MVDKGLILLAEDEPEIAQILDAYLVRDGFRTVRAADGETALTHHAVLSPDLVLLDVRMPKLDGFEVLARLRREGNTPVIMVTALAEDLDRLTGLRLGADDYVVKPFNPQEVVARVNAVLRRTRNGAGATVLRFENVEVDLDAHVAFVEKSGRRHSVPLTLSEFRILAHMIRRPTHAFDRADILDACLPDSDALARTVDTHIANLRRKLEDLGASGFFSAVRGVGYRFVEPR